The Podarcis raffonei isolate rPodRaf1 chromosome 2, rPodRaf1.pri, whole genome shotgun sequence genome window below encodes:
- the LOC128407770 gene encoding toll-like receptor 13 yields MFSLRLVSTLLLFFSQDQRVTPYSFEKCEVHEVLGNRTKVLCYNRSLKNVPTHLPGKVDALDLSENKIRSLWRTDFRNLGHLQVLNISQNKIEHIEGGAFIHTRYLEFLNLTANRLTLLSSSMFDGLTNLTVLMLGSNQILKIEPYAFAHLEKLKVIDLSSNRLYTMNAMHAVFKVASLEELHIKDNDLQNFSTKQIISVPEQLRELDASHNPISLIDVTTSVLQSLSSLDLSFSIPNISIIWLIQDPCFLKGLKTLFLGGIAMKPPAISEVLQMINCTWLEAIHLNQLHLTETDGLIEQVCLRHGNVETLNLQHNSFTSVNEGAFENCTHLRYLNMAFNKLKVLPMTLFQSLHSLKLLSLANNKFTMVPNATSNMASLECLDLSFNKIYRILPDDFAHLNNLKSLYATGNCISHVHSNIFGDLHSLQELNLEINLLTEINEPFPESLKNLETLILRQNKLDSIKKDVFKNLTSLLVLNLADNQIAAIEPGAFEGLSNLHSLVLGSNKITKDTFQEGLFQGLSSLVDLDLFNNYISYKSSKMLVNPPFKLLKSLNKFNINSQRHNGLENFPVNFLQGLESIVQIHAGNLAISFLDPKTFKYTPTLEELDLSDNSLNNVSNMLFWPVPNLRELHLNKNGLNSLSFVSHGNLSKLTLFRGAENQIDVITKEQIRALPALRFLDLRENTFACSCSNEMFLNWSLKDPKTQVLHFYQYICASPSTQKGQKLWTFETSSCIIDYGFILYITNTSAAILLMLICFIYQWRLHMIYSYHLLLAYFIDKREKRKERAVGYAYDAFLSYNTHNEEWVINDLLPVLENQYHWKLCLHHRDFEPGRSILENIVNNIYMSRKTICIISRHYLESEWCSKEIQVASFRLFDEHKDVLILIFLEDIPSEYLSPYHRMRKLIRKKTYLKWPKDEKDIALFWQKLDMAMKTGEGKEEEHPILPRFASDEVP; encoded by the coding sequence ATGTTTTCTCTGAGGCTTGTATCAACACTGCTCCTTTTCTTCAGCCAAGACCAAAGGGTGACACCTTACTCATTTGAGAAATGTGAGGTGCATGAAGTCTTGGGGAACAGAACAAAAGTTCTGTGCTACAACAGGAGCTTGAAAAATGTCCCAACCCACCTACCTGGCAAAGTTGATGCTTTGGACTTGTCTGAGAATAAAATCAGAAGTCTGTGGAGGACTGACTTCAGAAACTTGGGTCACCTTCAAGTTCTGAACATTTCTCAGAACAAAATAGAACACATCGAAGGAGGTGCTTTCATACACACAAGGTACCTGGAGTTCTTGAACCTCACTGCAAACCGGCTGACTCTTCTCTCCAGCTCCATGTTTGATGGGCTTACAAATCTCACGGTCTTGATGCTTGGCAGCAATCAAATACTCAAGATTGAACCTTATGCCTTTGCCCATTTGGAGAAATTAAAGGTAATTGATTTATCTTCAAACAGATTGTATACCATGAATGCTATGCATGctgtgtttaaagtggcatcctTGGAGGAACTGCACATCAAAGACAATGATCTGCAGAATTTCTCAACCAAACAGATCATTAGTGTACCTGAGCAGCTTCGTGAACTGGATGCATCTCATAACCCCATTTCTCTCATTGATGTTACAACTTCAGTTTTACAAAGCCTTTCTTCACTTGATTTATCCTTCTCTATCCCTAATATCTCCATTATATGGTTGATACAAGACCCTTGCTTCTTAAAAGGCTTAAAGACATTATTTTTAGGAGGTATAGCTATGAAACCACCAGCTATCTCAGAGGTGCTCCAAATGATCAATTGCACCTGGCTAGAGGCTATCCACCTAAACCAGTTACACCTGACTGAAACAGATGGACTTATAGAGCAGGTATGTCTAAGGCATGGAAATGTTGAGACTCTTAACTTACAGCACAATTCGTTCACAAGTGTTAATGAAGGAGCCTTTGAAAACTGCACACATCTAAGGTATCTGAATATGGCATTTAACAAGCTGAAAGTGCTGCCAATGACACTGTTTCAGTCCTTGCATTCTTTGAAACTTCTTTCTTTGGCAAACAACAAGTTCACTATGGTGCCAAATGCTACCTCTAACATGGCATCATTAGAATGCCTGGATCTTAGTTTTAACAAGATCTATAGAATTCTTCCAGATGACTTTGCCCATCTAAATAATTTGAAGAGTCTCTATGCCACTGGAAACTGTATCTCTCATGTCCATTCAAATATCTTTGGTGACCTACACAGCTTGCAAGAACTGAATCTTGAAATAAATCTTTTAACAGAAATCAACGAACCTTTCCCAGAAAGCTTAAAGAATCTGGAAACCCTGATACTAAGGCAAAATAAACTGGATTCGataaaaaaagatgtttttaaGAATCTTACTTCTCTGCTGGTTCTTAACCTGGCAGACAATCAGATTGCTGCTATAGAACCTGGAGCCTTTGAAGGTTTGAGTAACCTGCACAGCCTTGTTCTTGGTAGCAACAAGATCACCAAAGACACTTTCCAGGAAGGGCTATTTCAAGGTTTAAGCTCTTTAGTAGACCTAGACCTTTTCAACAATTATATCAGTTACAAGTCCTCCAAAATGCTTGTCAATCCTCCCTTTAAACTGTTGAAGTCCTTAAACAAATTTAATATAAACAGCCAACGTCATAACGGACTTGAAAACTTTCCAGTTAACTTCTTACAAGGACTGGAGTCCATTGTGCAAATCCACGCAGGCAACTTGGCAATATCTTTTTTGGATCCCAAGACTTTTAAATATACCCCTACGCTTGAAGAGCTTGATTTGAGTGATAATTCtcttaacaatgtcagcaatatGCTCTTCTGGCCTGTACCAAACCTGAGGGAACTGCACCTCAATAAAAACGGACTAAATTCACTCAGCTTTGTTTCCCATGGCAACCTTTCCAAGTTAACTCTTTTCAGAGGAGCTGAAAACCAAATAGACGTTATCACAAAAGAACAAATAAGAGCTTTGCCTGCCCTTCGTTTTCTAGATCTCAGGGAAAATACGTTTGCCTGCTCCTGTAGTAATGAAATGTTCCTCAACTGGTCACTAAAGGATCCTAAAACTCAGGTGCTCCATTTCTACCAGTACATCTGTGCTTCCCCTTCAACACAAAAGGGGCAGAAATTGTGGACCTTTGAGACGTCTTCTTGCATAATTGACTATGGGTTTATCCTGTATATCACAAACACATCTGCAGCAATTTTACTGATGCTCATCTGCTTCATTTATCAGTGGAGGTTGCACATGATCTACAGTTACCACCTACTACTTGCATACTTCATTGACAagagggaaaaaaggaaggagcGAGCCGTGGGTTATGCTTACGACGCTTTCCTTTCTTACAACACACACAATGAAGAGTGGGTGATAAATGACCTCCTGCCAGTGCTAGAAAACCAATATCATTGGAAGCTCTGTCTTCATCACCGAGACTTTGAGCCAGGACGGTCCATCCTGGAAAATATTGTAAACAACATCTACATGAGCAGGAAAACCATTTGTATCATAAGTCGCCACTACCTGGAAAGTGAGTGGTGCTCCAAGGAGATCCAGGTGGCCAGCTTTCGCCTTTTTGATGAGCACAAGGATGTCCTGATTCTCATTTTTCTGGAGGACATTCCCAGTGAGTACTTATCACCCTACCATAGAATGAGAAAACTTATTAGGAAGAAGACATATCTCAAATGGCCCAAGGATGAGAAGGATATTGCATTGTTTTGGCAAAAGCTCGATATGGCTATGAAGACAGgtgaaggaaaagaagaggaacACCCCATTTTGCCTAGATTTGCTTCGGATGAAGTTCCATAA